A window from Bufo bufo chromosome 1, aBufBuf1.1, whole genome shotgun sequence encodes these proteins:
- the LOC120999523 gene encoding F-box only protein 44-like: MSVNMGTRHSKFQSISDSTLLPEEVLLQILSLVPTTDLICHCTLVCTLWRDIINSPTLWKLKCQNMGYISKECVRTPKDWKQFYYLSSKKQNLLRNPCAMEGFKFWNIEQNGGDWWATEDLPGTHGQDFPNDEVTKYFVTSYGPCKKSQLINLKKIGYDEKLMDLVQPDIVIRDWYAARHDCGCQYEVLIKLLSEKKKPVKVFNPDPVMIEQWSDAQWHQMTHTFSNYGPGVRYVYFQHGGQDTQFWAGWYGVRVTNSSITIEPENLRA; this comes from the exons AGTGTGAACATGGGGACGCGCCACAGCAAGTTCCAGAG TATTTCGGACTCTACCCTTCTTCCGGAGGAGGTTCTACTGCAGATCTTGTCCTTGGTGCCAACTACAGACTTGATCTGTCACTGCACATTGGTCTGTACCCTGTGGAGGGACATTATCAACTCACCAACACTGTGGAAATTAAAATGTCAGAATATGGGGTACATCTCTAAGGAGTGCGTGAGAACCCCTAAAGACTGGAAGCAGTTTTACTATTTATCCAGCAAGAAACAGAATTTACTGAGGAATCCCTGTGCAATGG AAGGGTTTAAATTCTGGAACATTGAGCAAAATGGAGGAGATTGGTGGGCAACAGAAGATTTACCAGGGACCCATGGACAAGACTTCCCAAATGATGAAGTTACCAAATATTTTGTTACTTCTTATGG GCCCTGCAAGAAATCTCAGCTTATCAACCTCAAGAAAATAGGATATGATGAGAAACTTATGGACCTTGTACAACCAGATATCGTGATCAGAGACTG GTATGCAGCTAGGCATGATTGCGGCTGTCAGTATGAAGTTCTCATTAAGCTACTGTCAGAAAAAAAGAAACCTGTGAAGGTGTTTAACCCCGACCCAGTGATGATCGAGCAGTGGAGTGACGCCCAGTGGCACCAG ATGACACACACCTTCAGTAACTATGGACCAGGGGTGCGGTATGTTTATTTCCAGCATGGTGGACAAGACACACAGTTCTGGGCCGGTTGGTATGGAGTCAGAGTGACCAACAGCAGCATCACCATCGAGCCTGAAAATCTCAGGGCCTGA